The following are encoded together in the Nitrospinota bacterium genome:
- a CDS encoding carbon-nitrogen hydrolase family protein, whose translation MPVITVAAVQQTSTEEVSRNLEVSERLIRESAAAGASFVALPENFAYMKVEGEVAAFSTTIEGEVVARMSELARELAITLLLGSIPEAVPGSDKTYNTSVLVGPDGETLAVYRKVHLFDVEVPGVVELKESNAVEAGREVVTAKTPVGVVGLSVCYDLRFPELYRRLVQAGSELLAVPSAFIPHTGKDHWEVLLRARAIENQAYVIAPAQYGRHSERRQSYGRSLIVDPWGLILAQAPDGEGFITAEVDLAHLKTIRRNLPCLEHIRLL comes from the coding sequence ATGCCCGTTATCACGGTCGCCGCCGTCCAGCAGACCAGCACCGAGGAGGTCTCTAGAAACCTGGAGGTGAGCGAGCGCCTTATCCGTGAGTCAGCCGCCGCCGGGGCCTCGTTCGTCGCCCTACCTGAGAACTTCGCCTACATGAAGGTCGAGGGGGAGGTGGCGGCCTTCTCCACAACTATCGAGGGCGAGGTCGTGGCCCGGATGAGCGAGCTCGCCCGCGAGCTCGCCATAACCCTGCTTTTGGGCTCCATCCCCGAGGCCGTCCCAGGGAGCGATAAGACCTACAACACCTCGGTGCTCGTCGGCCCCGACGGTGAGACGCTCGCCGTCTACCGCAAGGTTCACCTCTTCGACGTCGAGGTCCCGGGGGTCGTGGAGCTCAAGGAATCCAACGCGGTGGAGGCGGGCAGAGAGGTGGTCACGGCCAAGACGCCCGTCGGCGTGGTGGGCCTTTCGGTCTGCTACGACCTGCGCTTTCCGGAGCTCTACCGCCGCCTCGTCCAGGCCGGCTCGGAGCTGCTCGCCGTGCCCAGCGCCTTCATCCCCCACACGGGCAAGGACCACTGGGAGGTCCTCCTTCGGGCCAGGGCCATCGAGAACCAGGCCTACGTCATCGCCCCGGCCCAGTACGGCCGCCACTCCGAGAGGCGGCAGAGCTACGGCCGGAGCCTTATCGTCGACCCGTGGGGGCTGATTTTGGCCCAGGCTCCCGACGGGGAGGGATTCATCACCGCCGAGGTTGACCTCGCCCACCTGAAAACCATCCGCAGAAACCTCCCCTGCCTGGAGCACATCCGGTTGTTGTAG